The following are encoded together in the Lentisphaerota bacterium genome:
- the smpB gene encoding SsrA-binding protein SmpB produces MADEKNRRGGNLAVNRKALHEYAVLEKFEAGLALMGTEVKVVRNGEAGLSGSYAKASNGQLFLHQVTIPPYAFGNRRNHDSLRTRRLLMHKGQIRKLQVQQEQKGLALIPLRLYLTPKGLVKVEIGVCRGKNQQDKRETVRRREADLDARRAMTQG; encoded by the coding sequence ATGGCCGATGAGAAAAACAGGCGCGGCGGCAATCTGGCCGTCAATCGCAAGGCGTTGCACGAGTACGCCGTGCTGGAGAAGTTCGAAGCGGGTCTCGCGCTCATGGGGACCGAGGTCAAGGTGGTTCGCAACGGCGAGGCGGGCCTGTCCGGGTCGTATGCCAAGGCCTCCAACGGCCAGCTCTTCCTGCATCAGGTGACGATTCCGCCCTATGCGTTTGGCAACCGCCGCAATCACGACTCCCTGCGGACTCGGCGCCTGCTGATGCACAAGGGGCAGATCCGCAAACTGCAGGTCCAACAGGAGCAGAAGGGGCTGGCGCTCATTCCGTTGCGGCTCTACCTCACACCGAAAGGCCTCGTCAAGGTCGAGATCGGCGTCTGCCGCGGCAAGAACCAGCAGGACAAACGCGAAACCGTCCGCCGGCGCGAGGCCGACCTCGACGCCAGGCGCGCGATGACGCAGGGTTGA